AAAATTACCGAAGAAGGTGTACGTTTTAGTTCACCAGTAAACGGTGAAAAAATTATGTTAACGCCAGAGCGTTCAATGGAAGTACAACGTAGTTTAAATTCAGATGTTGTTATGATATTTGACGAATGTACGCCATACCCTGCAACACATAAAGAATCTCAAGACTCAATGGAGCTTTCACTTCGTTGGGCACAACGCTCAAAAGATGCGCATGGCGACAGTCCAAATGCGTTATTTGGTATTGTACAAGGTGGTATGTACGAAGACTTACGCGAAGTATCAATTAATGGTTTAAAAGCTATTGAATTTGACGGCTACGCTATTGGTGGTTTATCAGTAGGTGAACCAAAAGAAGATATGATCAGAATATTAGATCATACCGCCCCCTTGATTCCTAAAAATAAGCCCCGATACTTGATGGGTGTTGGTAAGCCTGAAGATTTAGTTGAAGGTGTACGTCGCGGTATTGATATGTTTGATTGTGTTATGCCAACACGAAATGCACGCAACGGCCATTTATTTGTTAATACTGGTGTAGTAAAAATTCGTAACGCAACGAATAAAACGGACACTGGACCATTAGATACAACCTGTGATTGTTATACCTGTAAAAATTACTCGCGTGCCTATTTACATCATTTAGATAAGTGCAAAGAGATTTTAGGTTCACAACTTAACACCTTACATAACCTACACTTTTATCAAAAAGTCATGCAAGGTTTGCGTGATGCGATAGAGCAGGGTAAATTAGACGACTTTGTTGAAGAGTTTTACTCGCTTCGAGGTTTACCTGTTCCGCCTTTAGCTAAAGGTAGCGAACAAATTTAACAAATTCGGATATGAATGTTTAAAATATAAATGCTTAGCGCATATATATTTAGAAAAGAAAACGACGAATAATCGTCAAATGTGCAATAACCTAGTCGCTTAGCAGTAATATGAAAAGTAACTAACTAATTATAAAAAAGTAAGAGGATATTATGAGTTTATTTATAGGTACAGCCCACGCCGCAGGCGCTCCAGCATCAACCGGTGGTGGTATGGAAATGATGATTATGCTAGCGGTATTTGGTTTAGTATTTTTCTTTATGATTTATCGTCCACAAGCTAAACGTGTTAAAGAACATAAAAACTTAATGTCAGCTTTATCAAAAGGTGATGAAGTTTTAACGCAAGGCGGCATCGTTGGTAAAATCACTAAAGTATCTGACGAAAAAGACTTTATCGTTGTAAGCATTGCTGAAGGTACAGAAGTGACAGTACAAAAAGGTGCTATCAACGCAGTACTTCCTAAAGGCACAATGAAATCTTTATAGCACTTAGTCTCTTTGCTATGTAACTTGAACGCAGGTAAATCAAAACTCAGGTTGTTTAGCCTGAGTTTTAATACTTAGCTTTAAGTGCCCAGCTTTAGTTGCTTAGTGCTGATTACTTAGTGTTGTAGCGACAAGGAAACCACATGACCACGGTCAGTTTAATGTTTCCTTTTTGCTACAACATCAATTTATTGCAAGCTTAAACACAACAAAATAGAAAAGGAAGAATTGTGTTAAATAAATACCCTTTATGGAAAACACTAATGGTAGCGTTAATCGTTGCTTTAGGTGCGCTCTATGCCACACCTAACTTATATGGTGAAGATCCAGCCGTACAAGTTTCAGGTTTACGTGGTGTGGAAGCAAACCTTACCACCCTTGATACAATTAAAGGGCAATTAACTGAAAACAATATTGAATACGCGAGTGTTGTATTAGAAGACGGTCAAATTTTAACACGTTTCAGAAACACTGAAGACCAGTTAAAAGCACGTGATGTACTCGACGATAGTTTAGGAGACGAATACTCAGTCGCCTTAAACTTAACGCCGGCGACACCAGACTGGTTAGCAAGCATTGGTGGAACGCCAATGAAACTAGGTTTAGATTTAAGTGGTGGTGTTAGTTTCTTAATGGAAGTTAACATGCAAGAAGCCATCAACAAAGCCAAAGTAGGTATGGTTGGTGATTTTCGTGGTGACCTACTTAATGAAAAAATTCGCTACCGCAGCGTAAAAGACGAAGGCGATGTGATAACCGTTAAATTCCGTAAAATAGAAGACTTAGAGCAAGGCTTATCTTTACTGAAAAAACGTTATAATGAATTATTATTTAATTCTGACGACGACACATTAACGCTTACCGCACAAATGACTGAAGCTAAACTTAAAGAAATTCAAGAGTATGCGCTTCAACAAAACATTACTATTATTCGTAACCGTGTTAACGAATTAGGTGTTGCTGAGCCATTAGTTCAACGCCAAGGTAAAAAACACATTGTTATTGAATTACCGGGTGTACAAGATACCGCTAAAGCAAAAGAAATTCTTAATGCTACTGCTACCATCGAGTTTCGTTTAGTTGACACTGAAGGTGATTTATCGGCCGCATTAAATGGTCGAATTCCACCGAGTTCAATTTTATTAACAGATAAAAACGGTCAACCAACATTATTGAACAAGCGTATTATGCTTACCGGTGATCATATCACTGACGCTACTTCAGGGTTTGATGAGTATTCTCGTCCACAAGTTAATATTTCACTTGATAGCGCCGGTGGCAGTAAAATGTCTAACGGCACAAAAAGTAATATTGGCAAGCCTATGGCGACAGTCTTTATTGAATATAAGCCAACAGAACGCCGTGATCCTGAAGGCAATATCATTTTTGAAAAAGTTCAAGAAGTGATCTCAGTTGCAACTATTCAAGCGCGTTTAGGTAAAACTTTTCGTATAACTGGCTCTGGCTCACAAGCTGAAGCACATAATCTAGCTTTATTATTACGTGCAGGTGCGTTAATTGCGCCCATTACTATTGTTGAAGAACGTACCGTTGGCCCAACATTGGGTGCTGAAAACGTTCAATTAGGTTTCCAGGCAATTTTAATTGGTTTTGGCTTAGTTTTCCTTTTCATGGCTATCTATTACCGTGCTTTTGGTTTGGTGGCAAACGTTGCATTGCTTGCTAACTTAGTATTAATTGTTGGCATAATGTCATTGATTCCAGGGGCTACATTAACATTGCCGGGTATGGCGGGTATTGTACTAACGGTAGGTATGGCAGTAGATGCTAACGTACTTATATTTGAACGTATTCGTGAAGAAATTCGCGAAGGAAAAACAATTCAACAAGCAATACATCAAGGGTATGAAGCCGCATTTTCAACCATTATTGATGCCAATATAACCACTTTAATTGCCGCATTAATATTATTTGCTGTTGGGACTGGGCCAGTAAAAGGCTTC
The sequence above is a segment of the Colwellia sp. 20A7 genome. Coding sequences within it:
- the tgt gene encoding tRNA guanosine(34) transglycosylase Tgt, producing the protein MKYELINTDGKARRGRLTFERGIVETPAFMPVGTYGTVKGMKAEEVEATGAHIILGNTFHLMLRPGTDIIEQHGGLHGFMNWNKPILTDSGGFQVFSLGKMRKITEEGVRFSSPVNGEKIMLTPERSMEVQRSLNSDVVMIFDECTPYPATHKESQDSMELSLRWAQRSKDAHGDSPNALFGIVQGGMYEDLREVSINGLKAIEFDGYAIGGLSVGEPKEDMIRILDHTAPLIPKNKPRYLMGVGKPEDLVEGVRRGIDMFDCVMPTRNARNGHLFVNTGVVKIRNATNKTDTGPLDTTCDCYTCKNYSRAYLHHLDKCKEILGSQLNTLHNLHFYQKVMQGLRDAIEQGKLDDFVEEFYSLRGLPVPPLAKGSEQI
- the yajC gene encoding preprotein translocase subunit YajC codes for the protein MSLFIGTAHAAGAPASTGGGMEMMIMLAVFGLVFFFMIYRPQAKRVKEHKNLMSALSKGDEVLTQGGIVGKITKVSDEKDFIVVSIAEGTEVTVQKGAINAVLPKGTMKSL
- the secD gene encoding protein translocase subunit SecD, encoding MLNKYPLWKTLMVALIVALGALYATPNLYGEDPAVQVSGLRGVEANLTTLDTIKGQLTENNIEYASVVLEDGQILTRFRNTEDQLKARDVLDDSLGDEYSVALNLTPATPDWLASIGGTPMKLGLDLSGGVSFLMEVNMQEAINKAKVGMVGDFRGDLLNEKIRYRSVKDEGDVITVKFRKIEDLEQGLSLLKKRYNELLFNSDDDTLTLTAQMTEAKLKEIQEYALQQNITIIRNRVNELGVAEPLVQRQGKKHIVIELPGVQDTAKAKEILNATATIEFRLVDTEGDLSAALNGRIPPSSILLTDKNGQPTLLNKRIMLTGDHITDATSGFDEYSRPQVNISLDSAGGSKMSNGTKSNIGKPMATVFIEYKPTERRDPEGNIIFEKVQEVISVATIQARLGKTFRITGSGSQAEAHNLALLLRAGALIAPITIVEERTVGPTLGAENVQLGFQAILIGFGLVFLFMAIYYRAFGLVANVALLANLVLIVGIMSLIPGATLTLPGMAGIVLTVGMAVDANVLIFERIREEIREGKTIQQAIHQGYEAAFSTIIDANITTLIAALILFAVGTGPVKGFAVTLSIGIITSMFTSVIASRTIVNSIWGGKRLEKLSI